The Terriglobales bacterium genome includes a region encoding these proteins:
- the sppA gene encoding signal peptide peptidase SppA, with amino-acid sequence MGLPPLNPPQYAAVPPPPPRPPMPPQPKPRVWLWILIGGAAFFAFVVAVFALIYLSAKTDNNSEFGGFGDKIAVVDIDGVIFEPRTVVKQLKKYGDDDSVKAIILHMDTPGGGVAASQEIYSEVKRIREKKKKKVVTSIETVGASGGYYIASATEKIYANPGSIVGSIGVIAEWYNYEELVKWAKLQPITFKTGEFKDTGSPTRQLTPAEKQYLQSLIDDMFRQFVGAVADGRKMKVEDVRALADGKVWTGEQAKALKLIDEIGDYHAAIDDTAKAVGIKGEPMIVHPEPERRTLLDVLFGDISQLVPSKARLLETHVGFYYLWK; translated from the coding sequence AAGCCGCGCGTTTGGCTCTGGATCCTGATCGGGGGCGCCGCCTTCTTCGCTTTCGTCGTCGCCGTCTTCGCGCTCATCTACCTGAGCGCCAAGACCGACAACAACTCCGAGTTCGGTGGCTTCGGTGACAAGATCGCGGTGGTGGACATCGACGGCGTCATCTTCGAGCCGCGCACCGTCGTCAAGCAGCTCAAGAAGTACGGCGACGACGATTCCGTCAAGGCCATCATCCTCCACATGGATACCCCCGGTGGCGGCGTCGCCGCCTCGCAGGAGATCTACAGCGAGGTCAAGCGCATCCGCGAGAAGAAGAAAAAGAAGGTCGTCACCTCCATCGAGACCGTGGGCGCCTCCGGCGGCTACTACATCGCCTCCGCCACCGAGAAGATCTACGCCAATCCCGGCTCCATCGTCGGCTCCATCGGCGTCATCGCCGAGTGGTACAACTACGAAGAGCTGGTGAAGTGGGCCAAGCTTCAGCCCATCACCTTCAAGACCGGCGAGTTCAAGGACACCGGCTCGCCCACCCGCCAGCTCACGCCCGCCGAGAAGCAATACCTCCAGAGCCTCATCGACGACATGTTCCGCCAGTTCGTCGGCGCCGTCGCCGACGGCCGCAAGATGAAGGTGGAAGACGTCCGGGCGCTCGCCGACGGCAAGGTCTGGACCGGCGAGCAGGCCAAGGCGCTCAAGCTCATCGACGAGATCGGCGACTACCACGCCGCCATCGACGACACCGCCAAGGCCGTCGGCATCAAGGGCGAGCCCATGATCGTCCATCCCGAACCCGAGCGCCGCACCCTGCTCGACGTCTTGTTCGGCGACATCAGCCAGCTCGTCCCCAGCAAAGCGCGGTTGCTCGAGACCCACGTGGGCTTTTACTATCTCTGGAAATAG